The following coding sequences are from one Ooceraea biroi isolate clonal line C1 chromosome 5, Obir_v5.4, whole genome shotgun sequence window:
- the LOC105287735 gene encoding uncharacterized protein LOC105287735 has protein sequence MFSKNTKATLLCGPKELSKSFMFEIAMYWAERGRRVVYITPAPLERRPAVCHDRSNPGVAALKLIRFIYLSNYEAFGEQLIKLHTYATVPSVLLINDLDDYFNEESAENDLSTNIAKTCALIFHSMNLCSRVTKINVHVCAWTTSILTNNFLQTIYFRNIWNVTEEEGGKVILLEKLFTTSSLESYKYDKFEDGMRVLQQILYDSEEV, from the exons atgttctcGAAGAATACTAAAGCAACGTTATTGTGTGGTCCAAAGGAACTGAGCAAATCTTTTATGTTTGAG ATTGCAATGTATTGGGCAGAAAGAGGACGGCGTGTTGTTTATATTACGCCAGCACCTCTGGAGAGACGACCAGCAGTATGTCATGACAGAAGTAATCCGGGGGTCGCGGCTCTTAAGTTAATAAGATTTAT ATATCTCTCCAATTACGAAGCTTTCGGAGAGCAGCTCATTAAATTACACACTTATGCAACGGTACCTTCTGTACTTTTGATAAATGATTTGGACGATTACTTCAATGAAGAAAGTGCCGAAAATGACTTAAGCACAAATATCGCTAAAACTTGTGCTCTGATATTTCATTCCATGAATTTGTGTTCACgagttacaaaaataaat GTGCATGTGTGCGCATGGACTACCTCAATACTcactaataattttcttcaaacAATTTACTTTCGCAATATCTGGAATGTAACGGAAGAAGAAGGTggaaaagtaatattattggaaaaattatttactacGTCATCGTTGgaatcatataaatatgataagtTTGAAGATGGAATGCGTGTTTTACAACAAATACTATATGATTCGGAAGAGGTTTGA